A stretch of Rickettsia rickettsii DNA encodes these proteins:
- a CDS encoding lipase family protein: MTKYAEENNYNLSFTGHSLGVWLAELSLYFAHRDFHYPKAKAITFDSPG, from the coding sequence ATTACCAAATATGCTGAAGAGAATAATTATAATTTATCTTTCACAGGTCATTCTTTAGGTGTATGGCTCGCAGAGCTTAGTTTATATTTTGCTCATAGAGATTTTCATTATCCAAAAGCAAAGGCAATCACATTCGATAGCCCGGGTTAG
- a CDS encoding NB-ARC domain-containing protein, with translation MIVHNEILQQIEETLNEKRFVTISAFAGAGKTTLAIKYGDRQTQAKKKIVRFINVDSADKVLEAYRQLVKEFTIYVIDEKEENIIRLVHERIANLNSAILFIFDNVEDHKDIEPYLNSIINILNDKAQVIITTKNNNLSDDIENIILVESFSKKEAILYLKKSLKNRLNKKDIDKLVEDFGSNDAASPYRLSKAVAYLKANKLLKVNDYINYFKNSKDDHIETVLLLQLLEKSPLAWQIFYNILQI, from the coding sequence TTGATTGTCCATAATGAAATATTACAACAAATAGAAGAAACTTTAAACGAAAAACGATTTGTAACAATTAGTGCTTTCGCTGGAGCCGGTAAAACCACTCTAGCTATAAAATATGGAGATAGACAAACACAAGCGAAAAAGAAAATAGTACGTTTTATTAACGTAGATTCTGCAGACAAAGTCCTTGAAGCATATAGACAACTTGTTAAAGAATTTACTATTTACGTAATAGATGAAAAGGAAGAAAACATAATAAGATTAGTCCATGAGAGGATTGCTAATTTAAATTCAGCTATATTATTTATTTTTGATAATGTTGAAGATCATAAAGATATAGAGCCTTATCTTAACAGTATAATTAATATACTTAATGATAAGGCACAAGTGATAATTACTACTAAAAATAATAATTTAAGTGATGATATAGAAAATATTATATTAGTAGAGTCTTTTAGTAAAAAAGAAGCGATATTATATTTAAAGAAATCTCTAAAAAATAGATTAAACAAGAAAGATATTGATAAATTAGTAGAAGACTTTGGTAGTAACGATGCTGCATCACCTTATAGGCTATCTAAAGCAGTAGCATATTTAAAAGCAAATAAATTACTTAAAGTAAATGATTACATTAATTACTTTAAAAATAGCAAAGATGATCATATAGAAACCGTTTTATTACTACAATTATTAGAAAAATCACCTTTAGCTTGGCAGATATTTTACAATATTCTGCAGATTTAG
- a CDS encoding tetratricopeptide repeat protein encodes MDKCRKANLYQKMGYYNEYILCKFEESLKYYKKALKIDQELVHPSFIASSLNNIGVIYEN; translated from the coding sequence ATGGATAAATGTAGAAAGGCAAATTTATATCAAAAAATGGGTTATTATAATGAATATATATTATGTAAATTTGAAGAATCGTTAAAATATTATAAGAAAGCTTTAAAAATCGATCAAGAATTAGTTCATCCTTCTTTTATTGCTAGCTCTCTTAATAATATCGGAGTGATTTATGAAAATTAG
- a CDS encoding F0F1 ATP synthase subunit B, with translation MNFLDESFWLAVSFIIFLYLVYRPAKKAILNSLDAKILEVQEKVLQAEKLKEDAALLFKHTNAQIKKLETLRSQLIEESNEVTKKIIQEKTKEIEEFLEHKKSDAIQLMQNQKSTASKELQDEFCDEVIKLVSEYFQSVKLSESNIAKNLMDKSYFPQDEDKAT, from the coding sequence ATGAATTTCCTAGATGAGAGCTTCTGGCTTGCCGTTAGTTTTATAATTTTTTTATATTTAGTTTATAGACCGGCAAAAAAAGCCATTTTAAATTCTTTAGATGCTAAGATTTTAGAAGTCCAAGAAAAAGTTCTACAAGCTGAAAAGTTAAAAGAAGATGCTGCTTTGCTCTTTAAACACACCAACGCACAAATAAAGAAATTAGAAACTTTACGCTCTCAACTGATAGAAGAAAGTAATGAAGTTACCAAGAAAATCATTCAAGAAAAAACTAAAGAAATTGAAGAATTTTTAGAGCATAAAAAATCTGATGCTATACAGTTAATGCAAAACCAAAAATCAACCGCAAGTAAAGAGCTACAAGATGAATTTTGTGATGAAGTGATAAAACTTGTATCCGAATATTTTCAATCAGTTAAGCTTTCAGAAAGCAACATTGCTAAAAATTTAATGGATAAATCTTATTTTCCTCAGGATGAGGATAAAGCTACATAG
- a CDS encoding F0F1 ATP synthase subunit B' (Produces ATP from ADP in the presence of a proton gradient across the membrane. Subunit B' is part of the membrane proton channel.): MPQFDIATYYSQIFWLIVTFGLLYIFVYKFITPKAEEIFNNRQTNIQDNITQADTLTIEVEKLNKYYNEEIDKTNAEIDRLTKEKIDSLESEFLIKKKNLEQDLKNAINQNIEDINLAAKQFRTNKSAAIIKLAVNIIEKIVDTKADMNLLQNIKVK, translated from the coding sequence ATGCCTCAATTTGATATTGCTACCTATTATTCACAAATTTTTTGGCTTATCGTTACTTTCGGCTTATTGTATATCTTTGTTTATAAATTTATAACTCCAAAAGCTGAAGAAATTTTTAATAATAGACAGACAAATATTCAAGATAATATTACACAAGCCGATACATTGACCATAGAAGTAGAAAAGCTAAATAAATATTATAACGAGGAAATAGACAAAACAAATGCTGAAATAGATAGACTAACAAAAGAAAAAATAGACTCTTTAGAATCAGAATTTTTAATTAAAAAAAAGAATCTGGAGCAAGATTTAAAAAACGCTATAAATCAAAACATTGAAGATATAAATTTAGCTGCTAAGCAATTTAGAACTAATAAAAGCGCAGCAATCATAAAGCTTGCCGTTAATATTATTGAAAAAATAGTTGACACTAAAGCAGATATGAATTTACTACAAAATATAAAAGTAAAATAA
- a CDS encoding F0F1 ATP synthase subunit C, which produces MDMVSLKFIGTGLMAIGMYGAALGVSNIFSSLLSSIARNPSATENLQRMALIGAGLAEAMGLFSFVIAMLLIFS; this is translated from the coding sequence ATGGACATGGTTTCTTTAAAATTTATTGGTACAGGACTTATGGCTATCGGCATGTACGGTGCAGCTTTAGGCGTTAGTAATATATTTAGCTCTCTACTTAGTTCAATAGCACGAAACCCTTCGGCTACAGAAAACTTACAAAGAATGGCTCTGATCGGTGCAGGTCTTGCTGAAGCAATGGGACTTTTTTCCTTTGTAATTGCTATGTTACTTATTTTTTCTTAA
- a CDS encoding F0F1 ATP synthase subunit A — protein MTHSPLAQFDIKKLIDIKMFGFDVSFTNSSIYMLLASILALTYFYLAFYKRKLVPSRLQVSAEIVYNLVADMLNQNIGVKGRKFIPLVFSLFIFILFCNLLGMTPYSFTATSHIIVTFTLAILVFLIVTIVGFVKHGLRFLTLFLPHGTPLWLAPLMIVIELFTYLARPVSLSLRLAANMMAGHVLLKVIAGFTVSLMIYLKFLPIPIMVILIGFEIFVAILQAYIFTILSCMYLNDAINLH, from the coding sequence ATGACTCATAGCCCTTTAGCACAATTTGATATCAAAAAATTAATAGACATCAAAATGTTCGGTTTTGACGTCAGCTTTACTAATTCGAGTATCTATATGTTACTTGCTAGCATCTTAGCTCTAACTTATTTTTACTTAGCTTTTTATAAGCGGAAATTAGTACCTTCTAGATTACAAGTGAGTGCTGAAATAGTTTATAATCTTGTAGCTGATATGTTAAATCAGAATATAGGAGTAAAAGGACGTAAATTTATTCCGTTAGTTTTTAGTTTATTTATTTTCATTTTATTCTGTAATTTACTTGGTATGACACCTTATAGCTTTACTGCTACTAGTCATATTATCGTTACTTTTACCTTGGCAATTCTAGTATTTTTAATAGTAACTATAGTCGGTTTTGTAAAACACGGCTTACGTTTTTTAACCCTTTTTCTACCTCATGGTACTCCTTTATGGTTAGCACCGTTGATGATAGTAATTGAACTATTTACATATTTAGCAAGACCGGTTAGTTTATCATTGCGACTTGCCGCTAATATGATGGCAGGACATGTTTTATTAAAAGTAATAGCCGGTTTTACCGTGTCATTAATGATTTACTTGAAATTTCTGCCAATCCCTATTATGGTGATACTAATTGGGTTTGAAATTTTTGTTGCAATACTTCAAGCTTATATTTTTACTATTTTATCTTGTATGTATCTTAATGATGCTATTAATTTACACTAG
- a CDS encoding AtpZ/AtpI family protein produces the protein MNTEKLKDIKTRIKDLTTTKFSNPKIRQEISPFTIAVDLVSGTMVGVVIGIFTDKIFNSKPLFLIIFTIIGMIAGFNIIRKKVNNKK, from the coding sequence ATGAATACGGAAAAACTAAAAGATATCAAAACAAGAATTAAAGACTTAACAACTACTAAGTTTTCTAATCCTAAAATTCGGCAAGAAATTAGTCCATTCACTATCGCTGTAGATTTAGTTTCAGGTACAATGGTAGGTGTCGTAATTGGAATATTTACGGATAAAATTTTTAATTCTAAACCTTTATTTCTTATTATATTTACAATAATAGGAATGATTGCCGGCTTTAACATTATAAGGAAAAAAGTAAATAATAAAAAGTAA
- a CDS encoding DsbA family protein produces MRSIFTILIFLLFLSSCSEEKAQDKKHEEKQIIEHETQNNETYKETNQEAVNSENTAESIVPANDNNQTDEVSTPASHKQKNPAIKPVKVTFKVDDNDMVLGNKKSNVIVVEYFSPTCPHCAYYHKTIFPELKKKYIDTNKIAYVVREFIATKQDLDAAILARCKGDTNSFTQLHNIILIQQDKWAYSNKYRELLTDIGQLGGISPEEYKQCLNNDKITAILIANTNFVAKAPQFIGTPSFFVNGVQTGSYSIDTISTAIDKALEEQKEKAKNEMSL; encoded by the coding sequence ATGCGAAGTATTTTTACTATACTAATATTTTTATTATTTTTGAGTAGCTGTTCAGAAGAAAAAGCACAAGATAAGAAACATGAGGAAAAACAAATAATAGAGCACGAAACTCAAAATAACGAAACTTATAAAGAAACGAATCAGGAAGCCGTAAATTCTGAAAATACGGCTGAATCAATAGTTCCTGCTAATGATAATAATCAGACTGATGAAGTATCAACGCCGGCTTCACACAAACAAAAAAATCCTGCAATAAAACCTGTTAAAGTCACTTTTAAAGTTGATGATAATGATATGGTTCTTGGTAACAAAAAATCAAATGTTATAGTAGTCGAGTATTTTTCTCCTACCTGTCCACATTGTGCTTATTATCATAAAACAATTTTTCCGGAACTTAAGAAAAAATATATTGATACTAACAAAATTGCATATGTGGTTCGTGAATTTATTGCTACTAAACAAGATTTAGATGCTGCAATTTTAGCCCGCTGCAAGGGGGATACAAATAGTTTTACACAACTTCATAATATCATATTAATACAACAAGATAAGTGGGCATATAGCAATAAATACAGAGAATTATTAACTGATATAGGACAACTTGGCGGTATTTCGCCGGAAGAATATAAACAATGTTTAAATAATGATAAAATTACTGCAATACTAATTGCTAATACCAATTTTGTAGCAAAAGCACCCCAATTTATAGGTACTCCTTCTTTCTTCGTTAACGGAGTACAAACAGGAAGTTATAGCATAGATACTATTTCCACAGCAATTGATAAAGCTTTAGAGGAGCAGAAAGAAAAAGCAAAAAATGAAATGAGCTTGTAA
- a CDS encoding CarD family transcriptional regulator, producing the protein MANTTQSEQKSEFKIGQRIVYPAHGVGEITNIEYHTIAGTEIKVYVISFSQDKMTLKVPVSRAAVVGLRAVASRKDLDVIYSTLQGKPKQGNRMWSRRAQEYEGKINSGNIVAIAEVLRDLHKNVDNDRSYSERTLYESALNRLAGELAILENIHPTEAINKLVEVLREKLVA; encoded by the coding sequence ATGGCAAATACAACACAATCCGAACAAAAATCTGAGTTTAAAATAGGCCAGAGAATTGTCTATCCTGCACATGGAGTTGGTGAAATAACAAATATAGAATATCATACTATTGCAGGTACTGAAATTAAAGTATATGTAATTTCCTTTTCGCAGGATAAAATGACATTAAAAGTGCCTGTTAGTAGAGCTGCGGTTGTTGGTCTTAGAGCGGTTGCAAGCAGAAAAGATTTAGATGTCATATATTCAACTCTTCAAGGTAAACCAAAACAAGGAAATAGAATGTGGAGTAGAAGAGCCCAAGAATATGAAGGCAAAATTAACTCAGGTAATATTGTAGCTATAGCCGAAGTATTACGGGACTTACATAAAAATGTTGATAATGATCGTTCTTACAGTGAAAGAACACTCTACGAATCAGCTTTAAATAGACTTGCAGGCGAGCTTGCTATCCTTGAAAACATCCACCCAACCGAAGCAATTAATAAGTTAGTTGAAGTATTGCGTGAAAAATTAGTAGCATAG
- a CDS encoding methyltransferase regulatory domain-containing protein — translation MTKQANKISYDEVPYSPFTFSYTSPPYLRTIGKLFGLNPPPLETAKILELGCGIGVNLLNFAETYPKSQSLGVDLSKTQIELGKKIISDLKIKNAELKALSILDLDESYGKFDYIICHGVYSWVPEEVQDKILKVCNKLLNPNGIAFVSYNTLPGWNMQSTIREMIMFHSELFNTSHDKLQQAKLLLKFINDSLESSTTPYSNFLRDETKLLSAYTDSYVLHEYLGEINTGIYFHQFIEKAQKNHLNYLGDTSLTAMFIGNLPTQAAEKLQAVNDIVRTEQYMDFITNRKFRSTLLCHQNIPINRKIEFNNLKEFFTSLNIRPVILEKAVDLTNEQENVSFYYENLPEPFISTTSPIMKAILYVYAENISNPISLEQVAKEAFKKLGKYQLQDFLAALEQHFIIFIFQGYLKIFETKPHAIATITEKPKTSEFARYQAKQAYFNNVTSVFSVTNRLNDMVGIPIHEKYILEMLDGTHNIDDIKKGVLEKINSKLLTARDDKGQEVTDPKLLKEFVDYAVNTSLEKFRMNYLLVE, via the coding sequence ATGACAAAACAAGCTAATAAAATATCCTATGATGAAGTACCTTATTCTCCATTTACTTTCAGTTATACCTCCCCACCTTATTTAAGAACTATCGGCAAGCTATTCGGGCTAAACCCTCCACCTCTTGAAACTGCTAAAATACTTGAACTCGGTTGTGGAATCGGTGTTAATCTGCTTAACTTTGCTGAAACATATCCTAAATCACAATCTCTAGGTGTTGACTTATCCAAAACACAAATAGAATTAGGTAAAAAAATTATCAGTGATTTGAAAATAAAAAATGCCGAACTAAAGGCATTATCTATATTGGACCTTGATGAGTCATACGGTAAGTTTGATTACATAATTTGTCACGGCGTATATTCATGGGTACCTGAAGAAGTACAAGATAAAATACTCAAAGTCTGTAATAAACTGCTAAATCCGAACGGCATAGCTTTTGTAAGCTATAATACGCTCCCGGGCTGGAATATGCAGAGCACAATACGTGAAATGATTATGTTCCATTCAGAGCTATTTAATACTAGCCATGATAAATTACAGCAAGCTAAATTACTTTTAAAGTTCATCAATGACTCATTAGAAAGCTCCACAACGCCTTATTCTAATTTCTTACGAGATGAAACAAAATTATTATCTGCATATACGGACTCATATGTGTTACATGAATATTTAGGCGAAATTAATACAGGTATATATTTTCACCAATTCATAGAAAAAGCTCAAAAAAATCATCTAAATTACTTAGGTGATACGTCGCTTACTGCAATGTTTATCGGTAATTTACCTACTCAGGCAGCAGAAAAGCTACAAGCAGTTAATGATATTGTTCGTACTGAGCAATATATGGATTTTATCACTAATAGAAAGTTCCGCTCGACATTATTATGTCATCAAAACATACCTATAAACAGAAAAATTGAATTTAATAATTTAAAAGAGTTTTTTACTAGCCTTAATATTAGACCGGTAATTCTAGAAAAAGCTGTTGATTTAACTAACGAACAGGAAAATGTTAGCTTCTATTACGAAAATTTACCTGAGCCTTTTATTTCAACCACTTCGCCGATCATGAAAGCTATTTTATATGTATATGCCGAAAATATTAGCAATCCGATAAGCTTAGAACAAGTAGCAAAAGAAGCTTTTAAAAAGCTTGGTAAATATCAATTACAAGATTTCTTAGCAGCATTAGAACAGCATTTTATCATATTCATTTTTCAAGGTTATCTCAAAATATTTGAGACAAAACCTCATGCTATAGCAACTATAACTGAAAAACCTAAAACTAGCGAATTTGCAAGATACCAAGCAAAACAAGCATATTTTAATAATGTAACTAGCGTGTTTAGCGTCACTAATAGACTTAACGATATGGTAGGTATACCGATACATGAAAAATATATTTTAGAAATGTTAGACGGTACGCATAATATTGATGATATTAAGAAAGGCGTTCTTGAAAAAATTAATTCAAAACTTTTAACTGCTCGTGACGATAAAGGACAGGAAGTAACAGATCCAAAATTATTAAAAGAATTTGTTGACTATGCAGTTAATACATCCCTTGAGAAATTCCGGATGAATTATCTGTTAGTAGAGTAA
- the recF gene encoding DNA replication/repair protein RecF (All proteins in this family for which functions are known are DNA-binding proteins that assist the filamentation of RecA onto DNA for the initiation of recombination or recombinational repair.), producing the protein MKNIFLHSLSLENYRNFKNLELKTDNTPIILIGENGSGKTNILEAISLFYPGRGLRSAKLANVCKTSEDHCLVKALLQSKLGLAEFTTQFKRSSNRRITEYNESKIANNELSKFTSMVWLTPHMEGIFTSGSNDRRKFLDRIVYNFDPKHAELVSKYEYYMHERNKILVEDIRDDNWLKIIEEKMADISNHIANNRLKTLEFMQQAIDDLENEFPKADLSIDGIVEQKILNGKENIVSFITAELYQTRSKDKLLGRTSFGVHKSDFLVKHQKKNILAKFCSTGEQKAILIAIILAEMNYAIKLTKIAPILLLDEVFVHLDDKRRQYLIEFLTGLNMQLWVTTTNLEGIENFANKAQLIKL; encoded by the coding sequence ATGAAAAATATCTTCCTACATTCCTTAAGTCTTGAAAATTATCGTAATTTTAAAAATCTTGAACTAAAAACAGATAATACACCAATAATTTTAATAGGTGAAAACGGTAGCGGTAAAACTAATATTTTAGAAGCTATATCGCTATTTTATCCAGGAAGAGGGCTGAGATCAGCAAAACTTGCCAATGTATGCAAAACTTCAGAAGATCATTGTCTAGTTAAAGCTCTATTGCAAAGTAAGCTAGGACTTGCAGAATTTACCACCCAATTTAAACGTAGTTCTAATAGAAGGATAACTGAGTATAACGAAAGTAAAATAGCCAATAATGAGTTAAGTAAATTCACTAGCATGGTATGGCTGACTCCACACATGGAAGGAATCTTTACAAGCGGTAGCAATGATAGAAGAAAATTTCTTGATAGAATAGTTTATAATTTTGATCCAAAGCATGCAGAGCTAGTGAGTAAATACGAATATTACATGCATGAGAGAAATAAAATTCTAGTAGAAGATATAAGAGATGATAATTGGCTTAAAATTATTGAAGAAAAGATGGCTGATATTTCTAACCATATTGCTAATAATCGCTTAAAAACCTTAGAATTTATGCAGCAAGCAATAGATGATCTTGAAAATGAATTTCCAAAAGCCGATTTATCGATTGACGGCATTGTTGAACAAAAAATATTAAACGGCAAAGAAAATATTGTTAGTTTTATTACTGCAGAACTTTATCAAACAAGAAGCAAAGATAAACTACTTGGTCGCACTAGTTTTGGAGTTCATAAAAGTGACTTTTTAGTAAAGCATCAAAAGAAAAATATCTTAGCCAAATTCTGTTCTACCGGTGAACAAAAAGCTATATTAATTGCAATAATCCTTGCTGAAATGAATTATGCTATAAAGCTAACTAAAATAGCACCGATTTTACTTTTAGATGAGGTCTTTGTGCATTTAGACGACAAAAGACGTCAATATTTAATCGAATTTTTGACCGGCTTAAACATGCAACTATGGGTTACCACTACCAATCTAGAGGGAATAGAAAATTTTGCAAATAAAGCACAATTGATTAAGTTATAG
- a CDS encoding iron-containing redox enzyme family protein, with the protein MFKIIKLTKESFAIGLGVLYAYERQTPKVSDSKIQGLQKFYGNSDYRTLQFFIVHSKVDQWHTQECANLINNLSSKEQTLAYQGAKLLWQFLDGINATYQ; encoded by the coding sequence TTGTTCAAGATTATTAAATTAACAAAGGAATCTTTTGCTATAGGTCTTGGAGTACTTTATGCTTATGAGCGTCAGACTCCTAAAGTATCTGACTCTAAAATTCAAGGATTACAAAAATTTTATGGAAATTCAGATTACAGAACTTTACAGTTTTTCATTGTTCATAGTAAAGTTGATCAATGGCATACACAAGAATGTGCAAATTTGATTAATAATTTAAGCTCAAAAGAACAAACATTAGCATATCAAGGAGCAAAACTACTATGGCAATTTCTAGACGGTATAAATGCAACGTATCAATAA
- a CDS encoding dihydrofolate reductase, protein MKNRKIIGIMACDPQGVIGNKGQMPWSYTKEFEYFYQTVKNNIIVMGRKTFDSRPTKILKNCICIVFSRNTPLQSYNNIFFIKSLDDFWQVIKPFTDKKIFMVGGTEIATLFLEQNLIDEFLLTKINKNYDGDTFLPLNLLAEWHSVIIDKTNNYQIYKFTKRR, encoded by the coding sequence ATGAAAAATAGAAAAATCATCGGTATAATGGCATGTGACCCACAAGGGGTGATAGGTAATAAAGGTCAGATGCCTTGGTCTTATACTAAGGAGTTTGAATATTTTTATCAGACGGTAAAAAATAATATTATAGTCATGGGACGAAAAACCTTTGACTCTAGACCCACAAAGATTTTAAAAAATTGTATTTGTATTGTTTTTTCAAGAAATACACCATTACAATCTTATAATAATATATTTTTTATTAAATCCTTAGATGATTTTTGGCAGGTAATAAAACCTTTTACTGATAAAAAAATTTTTATGGTTGGAGGGACAGAAATAGCAACTCTTTTCCTAGAACAAAATCTTATTGATGAATTTTTACTTACAAAAATAAATAAAAATTATGATGGAGATACTTTTTTGCCTCTTAATCTTTTAGCAGAATGGCATTCTGTAATAATAGATAAAACAAACAATTATCAGATTTATAAATTTACTAAGAGGAGGTAA
- a CDS encoding dihydropteroate synthase has translation MDRARNNKIRKCGFDRKNIILDPGIGFGKSVYQNLYITIY, from the coding sequence ATAGACAGAGCAAGAAATAACAAAATTAGAAAATGTGGATTTGATAGAAAAAATATCATTCTTGATCCTGGAATTGGTTTTGGAAAATCCGTTTATCAAAATTTATATATTACAATATATTAA
- the folK gene encoding 2-amino-4-hydroxy-6-hydroxymethyldihydropteridine diphosphokinase, with amino-acid sequence MIYISIGSNLGNKLLNIKKALNSLKSCNFISLKQSIIFETQAILQPDADKAWDKSYLNMVVQGKSTLTPSKLLIELKKIEKQLGRASSYDKWSPRVIDLDILLWNNCHIDLPDLKIPHPELLNKPFLIHLLIHLIAGLSLECRYSCPINNFYNNKTFAEIAHLIENQGVIGSLVLNPQFVGILNITPDSFSDGGLSFHNEGATIIELGSQSTRPSALIINEDEEYARLNNVLEELKEVIKEKEVIVSIDSFTPEVIKRVLKKYPISYINLVKNNLDDYTLRLIADYNCKIITMHSLTVPPQKQKCLDFDKSPLASLNI; translated from the coding sequence ATGATTTATATTTCTATAGGCAGTAATTTAGGTAATAAACTTTTAAATATTAAAAAAGCTCTAAATTCACTAAAAAGTTGTAATTTTATATCGCTTAAGCAATCTATTATTTTTGAAACACAAGCTATTCTACAACCTGATGCAGATAAAGCTTGGGATAAATCATATTTAAATATGGTGGTGCAGGGCAAAAGTACTTTAACGCCTAGTAAACTTCTAATTGAGCTTAAAAAGATTGAAAAACAACTAGGTCGAGCAAGCTCTTACGATAAATGGTCTCCAAGAGTTATTGATTTAGATATCCTACTTTGGAATAATTGCCATATAGATTTACCTGATTTAAAGATACCGCATCCTGAATTATTAAACAAACCGTTTCTTATTCATCTTCTTATTCATCTAATTGCAGGTTTAAGCTTGGAATGTCGTTATTCATGTCCGATCAATAATTTTTACAACAATAAAACCTTTGCAGAAATAGCACATTTAATTGAAAATCAAGGAGTTATAGGCTCTCTTGTTTTAAATCCTCAATTTGTCGGTATTTTAAACATTACTCCTGATTCTTTTTCTGATGGAGGATTGAGTTTTCATAATGAAGGGGCTACAATAATTGAGCTTGGATCACAATCAACACGTCCTTCTGCTTTAATTATTAATGAAGATGAAGAATATGCAAGGCTCAATAATGTTCTTGAAGAGCTTAAGGAAGTTATAAAGGAAAAAGAAGTTATAGTCAGTATTGATAGTTTTACTCCTGAAGTAATTAAACGTGTTTTAAAAAAATACCCTATTTCCTATATCAACTTGGTTAAAAATAATCTAGATGATTATACATTACGATTAATTGCCGATTATAATTGTAAAATTATTACTATGCATTCATTAACTGTTCCACCGCAAAAACAAAAATGTCTTGATTTCGATAAATCTCCGCTTGCTAGCTTAAATATATAG
- a CDS encoding DUF5394 family protein, whose translation MTNNQFSEDTKKIADQIKDALMGISDDLVLESKEVEEIFEELSQNEEFEYEMERMLSILNEQTMDLTQLQSRIILLIRKYLGKTKNLKLKMDEKLINKNVAEVSNYLMHQHSKIVRDANKNLTNPKDKLQGLTKQARIDLKRLLKSFAVYQIYMFMNPKRIAGETKLMNFAYNMIKGGMKLAKKYEGGKEKEIKSYSPRLIKKLEKAHVGFKKSGGISI comes from the coding sequence ATGACAAATAATCAATTTTCCGAAGATACCAAAAAAATTGCTGATCAAATAAAAGATGCATTAATGGGTATTAGTGACGATCTTGTACTTGAAAGTAAAGAGGTAGAGGAAATTTTTGAAGAATTAAGCCAAAATGAAGAATTTGAGTATGAGATGGAACGAATGCTTTCTATCTTAAATGAACAAACTATGGATTTAACTCAACTGCAAAGTCGGATTATCTTATTAATCCGTAAGTATTTAGGTAAAACTAAAAACTTAAAGCTTAAAATGGATGAGAAGCTCATTAACAAGAATGTTGCCGAAGTCAGTAATTATTTAATGCATCAGCATTCTAAAATAGTTAGAGATGCTAATAAAAACCTTACAAACCCAAAAGACAAATTACAAGGTTTAACCAAACAAGCTAGAATAGACTTAAAACGTTTATTAAAAAGCTTTGCCGTTTACCAAATTTATATGTTTATGAACCCAAAAAGAATAGCAGGCGAAACGAAGCTAATGAACTTCGCCTATAATATGATCAAAGGGGGCATGAAACTCGCTAAAAAATATGAAGGTGGCAAGGAAAAAGAAATTAAATCATATTCACCTAGACTTATTAAAAAACTTGAAAAAGCTCATGTCGGCTTTAAAAAAAGTGGCGGTATATCAATTTAA